The genomic interval TCGCGTACTCCCTCGCCACCAGCGTCTCGTGGCCGGTCGTCGCGTCCACCTGGCTGCGGCGCAGGACCTCCGTGGAGGTACGGCCGTCCCGGATGGCCACCGTGCGCCGGACCTCTCCCGCCACCGCCTGGTCGTGGGTGACGATGACGATCGTCGTGCCGAGCTGTTCGTTGGCGGTGCGGAACGCGGCGAAAATCTGTTCCGCGGTGTGGGAGTCGAGTTCGCCCGTAGGTTCGTCGGCCAGCAGGACTGACGGGCTGTTGGCCAACGCCACCGCTATCGCCACGCGTTGCTGCTGGCCGCCCGACATCTGGTGGGGGCGGCGGTTGCGGCAGTCGGCCACCTCCAGCAACTCCAGGAGTTCCAGGGCGCGTTCGGTGTGGGCGCGGCGGGGCGTCCGGGAGCCGGAGAGCTGGATGGGGAGGGTGATGTTCTGGGCCGCGGTGAGGTAGGGCAGCAGGTTGCGGGAGGTCTGCTGCCAGACGAAGCCGAC from Streptomyces sp. CC0208 carries:
- a CDS encoding ABC transporter ATP-binding protein; the encoded protein is MTTNPTLTDLARKATEARSRPTYGHDALITCDRLVRVFTTDGVEVQALQGLDLLVREGELLALVGASGSGKSTLMNILAGLDTPTAGAARVAGHDLLTMTAKDRLAYRRRTVGFVWQQTSRNLLPYLTAAQNITLPIQLSGSRTPRRAHTERALELLELLEVADCRNRRPHQMSGGQQQRVAIAVALANSPSVLLADEPTGELDSHTAEQIFAAFRTANEQLGTTIVIVTHDQAVAGEVRRTVAIRDGRTSTEVLRRSQVDATTGHETLVAREYAMLDRAGRLQLPKEYTEALGMRDRVALELEPDHIGVWPDDSDRD